A genomic segment from Gossypium hirsutum isolate 1008001.06 chromosome D04, Gossypium_hirsutum_v2.1, whole genome shotgun sequence encodes:
- the LOC107898316 gene encoding B-box zinc finger protein 21 isoform X1 produces the protein MRIYCDVCSKEEATLFCYADEAVLCEACDVSVHHANKLATKHCRFPLLNPNSCNASPLCDICHQERRGFIFCKEDRAVLCMKCDLSIHRANEYTQKHNRFLLTGVKLSSLNPISYCSNGVDDESKSLQCSASNNEILSSASIEKPLGVEDNYSNSDNTSVSTTNNMSDYFMETIPGWLLDDFLHPSSHANAFSYDF, from the exons ATGAGGATTTATTGTGATGTTTGCAGCAAAGAAGAAGCCACCCTTTTCTGCTATGCAGATGAAGCTGTTCTTTGTGAAGCATGTGATGTTAGTGTTCACCATGCTAATAAGCTTGCTACTAAACACTGTCGTTTCCCTCTTCTAAACCCTAATTCCTGCAATGCTTCCCCACTTTGCGACATCTGTCATCAG GAGAGACGTGGGTTTATATTTTGTAAAGAAGACAGAGCAGTACTTTGTATGAAATGTGACCTTTCAATTCATAGAGCCAATGAATATACACAGAAACATAACAGGTTTCTTCTCACCGGTGTGAAGCTCTCTTCGTTAAACCCGATTTCATACTGCTCTAATGGGGTTGATGATGAGAGTAAAAGTTTGCAGTGTTCAGCTTCTAACAATGAAATCTTAAGCTCTGCTTCCATTGAGAAACCATTGGGGGTTGAAGATAATTACAGTAACAGTGACAATACTTCGGTTTCAACCACCAATAATATGTCGGACTATTTTATGGAAACAATTCCTGGTTGGCTGCTTGATGATTTTCTTCACCCTTCTTCACATGCTAATGCCTTCTCTTACG ATTTTTGA
- the LOC107898316 gene encoding B-box zinc finger protein 21 isoform X2 — MRIYCDVCSKEEATLFCYADEAVLCEACDVSVHHANKLATKHCRFPLLNPNSCNASPLCDICHQERRGFIFCKEDRAVLCMKCDLSIHRANEYTQKHNRFLLTGVKLSSLNPISYCSNGVDDESKSLQCSASNNEILSSASIEKPLGVEDNYSNSDNTSVSTTNNMSDYFMETIPGWLLDDFLHPSSHANAFSYDA; from the exons ATGAGGATTTATTGTGATGTTTGCAGCAAAGAAGAAGCCACCCTTTTCTGCTATGCAGATGAAGCTGTTCTTTGTGAAGCATGTGATGTTAGTGTTCACCATGCTAATAAGCTTGCTACTAAACACTGTCGTTTCCCTCTTCTAAACCCTAATTCCTGCAATGCTTCCCCACTTTGCGACATCTGTCATCAG GAGAGACGTGGGTTTATATTTTGTAAAGAAGACAGAGCAGTACTTTGTATGAAATGTGACCTTTCAATTCATAGAGCCAATGAATATACACAGAAACATAACAGGTTTCTTCTCACCGGTGTGAAGCTCTCTTCGTTAAACCCGATTTCATACTGCTCTAATGGGGTTGATGATGAGAGTAAAAGTTTGCAGTGTTCAGCTTCTAACAATGAAATCTTAAGCTCTGCTTCCATTGAGAAACCATTGGGGGTTGAAGATAATTACAGTAACAGTGACAATACTTCGGTTTCAACCACCAATAATATGTCGGACTATTTTATGGAAACAATTCCTGGTTGGCTGCTTGATGATTTTCTTCACCCTTCTTCACATGCTAATGCCTTCTCTTACG ATGCTTGA